The Shewanella halotolerans region AACTTAAGATAGAATAAACAAGTTGATCACAAAGTTGACGCTTTGTATCTACAGAAAAGACATGCCTTGGATGAAGTCGCTCGTTAGAATAATCACAAAAAATGCAGGAAGGCCATGCACTTAAATTCAAATAGAAAACATGTTGCGATCTTCGCACTGCTCTCCTGCTTGTTTCTGCTCGCCTCAGTGATCACCATCAGTGCGCTAACAAAATACTTTGTCGACAATGAGATCCAGCAAGAAGAGGAAAACCTGCGCAAAAATCTGGCGCTGATCCGCTTTAACTTCGAGGCCACCATCTACAAAGACACCTATCTGGCCGATAGCCTGGCCACAGTGGTGACCATAGATCCCGAATTTGCCATGAAAAACTGGCATGTGATCGCCGCTAAATTACTCGACAAGGCGCAATACGTGCGCAATGTCGCCATCGCGCCGAACAACATTATCTCGCTAGTCTATCCCCTAGAGGGCAACGAAGCGGCCGTTGGCTTCGATTTTCGCACCCAGCCAAACCAGCTAAAGACAGTGTTACTGGCCAAGGAGCAGCAGTCGGTGTATATCGCCGGCCCGGTAAATCTAGTGCAAGGCGGATTGGGACTCATCGCACGCTACCCTATCTTCGCCGACTACCCCAAAAACACCCAATACTGGGGCGGGGTGAGCGTAGTGATGAACTATAACCTGTTACTCCATGACACAGGGATCACCCAGTTTCAGGGCGGCGATATCGCCATCAAGAAACAGATCACCGCCAACGAACCCGAACAGGTTTTCTACGGTGATGCCAGCATCTTCGACAATGCTGATGTGATCTACCCCATCAAGTTACCCAGCGCCACCTGGAATATGGCAGCAAGGTTTCATATCGAGAATCTCGAACGCATCGGCCAGCTGCGCCTGGGCATAGGCGGTATAGGTACGATTGCGGCCTTTACCTTATATATGCTGATGCTACTCCTGTTTCGCAACTATCAGCACACCCACAGGGCGGCGCTGCACGATGAATTGACCCACCTACCTAATCGGCGCTTCATCATCAACGAACTCGACCGTCTGATGAACAAACCAAATCAGCCCCCTTTTACCCTGCTCAACATAGATCTCAACGACTTTAAAGGGGTTAACGACGAGCTGGGGCATGAGGCGGGCGATGAGTTGCTAAAATATATCGCCAATCGTCTTGTGACAGTGGTTGGTATTAAGGGCTCCGTCGCCCGATTTGGCGGCGATGAGTTTCTGATCTTGCTCTATGAGCTTACCGACATGCAGGAAATCGAGGAGATCATGGCGCATATCACCCAGGCGATAGAATCCCAGCCCTTTAGCTGGCAGTCACAACAACTGACGCCCTCACTCAGCATAGGCTATGCGACCTATGAGGGTCAGAATGCCGACATCAAAGAGTTGCTCTCAGATGCCGACAAGCGGATGTATCAACAAAAACGCGCCTACCGGGAAAGTCGCTAAAGACTCATCTAAATTTACGACCTAGTCCTATCGCCCAGCCAATGCCTCGGCGGGATGGATACGACTCGCCTTCCAAGCGGGGTATAAAGTCGCCAATAGGCTCATCACCAGGGCCAGAGACACCACCAGCGCCACATCCAAAAGATGTAGCTGTGAGGGTAAGAAGTCGATGAAATAGACATCGGCCGATAAGAGCTGCACGCCAAACAGCTGCTCGATACCGCTGGCGATAGCACTGAGATTCAGCGCAAGGGTGATCCCCAGTCCCGCACCAATCAAGCAACCCAACAGGCCATTTAGCGCGCCCTGCACCACGAAAATCCCCATGATGGTGGCCTTGGCCATCCCCATGGTCAGCAAGATGGCGATCTCCGACTGCTTGTCACGTACCGCCATCACTAATGTCGAGACGATATTAAAACAGGCCACGGCGATCACCAGCGCCAGCACCAGATACATCACGGCGCGTACCAGCTGAATGTCCTGATAGAGATGGCCTTGGGTACGAGTCCAATCGGAAAGGTACATATATTGCGACTGGCTATAGCCCAAGGTGCGGATCAGCTGCGGCGCGGCAAAGACATCATCCACCTTGATGCGGATCCCACTCACGCCATCCCCCAGCCCCAACAGCTCGGCGCCATAATCCAGCGAGATGTAGGCTGTAGTCAGATCCAGCTCGCCGCCAAGCTCGAAAATTCCCGCCACCTTAAACTGATGACTCTTGGCCGAACCAAGGCCGCGTCCCGCAGACTGACTGGCAAGGTTTGGCGTGTAGAGGCTCAGAGTGTTACCCAGCGACAGCCCCAGCGCATTGGCCAGCCCCTTACCCAGGACGATACTGTTCTCTTTGCTGGCCAGTGCCTGCCAAGCCGTATCCGGCATGAAATCATCTATGTTTGAAACTTTTGCTTCTAATTCCGGCGTGATGCCGATAACCGTTAGCCCCTGAAAACCGCCGGGCTTCTGGATCAGGCCCTGAATACGCACAAATGGCGCGCTGGCGATAATACCGGGGATCTTCTTGGCGTCCTCGGCAATCTGCGGCCAGTCATGCAAAGGCTCATTTACCCCGGTCAGCTCACCATGGGGCACTACGCCCAGCAGGCGCTGCTCAAGCTCCTTCTCGAAGCCGTTCATGGCCGACAGCACAGTGATCAACACGGCGACCCCCAGGGCGATGCCTGCGGTAGAGGCAAAGGAGATGAAGCTGATGAAACGATTGGACTGACGCGCCATGTAGAAGCGCCAGCCTACCCAGAAGGCGAGTCTCTCTCTCATGCCATCTCCCAGGCGCTTAACTGCCCATCTTGCATCTTCAGCTGCCTGTCCATGCGCGCGGCAAGCTTAGGATCATGGGTGACCACCACAAAGGCCGTGCCCAGCTGGCTACCCAGCTCTCGGATAAGCTCATAGACGCTATCGCCGCTGGCAGCATCCAGGTTGCCCGTTGGCTCATCGGCCAATACCAACTTAGGACGATTGATCAGCGCCCTGGCTATCGCGGTGCGTTGGCGCTCGCCACCTGACATCTCCGCCGGGGTATGATGTAGTCGGTGGCTAAGACCCACACGACTAAGTAGCTCTTTAGCCTCCAGCTCGACTTCCTGACGCGGGCGCTTTTGAATGAGCCCTGGCATGGCCACATTCTCAAGGGCGGTAAACTCGGGCAACAGATGATGGAACTGATAGATAAATCCCAGCTCCTGGTTGCGGATCGCCGCCTGACGCGAGGGGGAAAGCTGGTAGAGATCTTCCCCGTTAAACATCACCTGACCACTGCTGGGTTTATCCAGCGTGCCCATGATGTGCAGCAAGGTACTCTTACCCGAGCCAGAACTGCCAATAATAGCCACCTGCTCACCCTTGGCGATACTGAGATTAACGCCGCTCAGCACCTGAGTATCTATGCTCCCCTCGTGGTAGCGTTTACTGACGTTACTGACTTGAAGTAACAAAGAGTTATCCTGTTGGGTCATAGATTATTCATACCTTAAAGCTGTGGCAGGTTGTACGCTAGCCGCCCGTAGTGCGGGATAAACGGTCGCTAAAAATGTGATAGCCAGGGTGCCAACGACGATCAGGGACAACTGTCCCCACTCGAGCTGTACCGGCAGGCGTTGACCCGCCCCGAGCACATGAATGCCAAGCATCGAGAAGAGTGTATTGATGTTTAATGTGGCCAGCACGCCGATAGCCAGGCCGCCCACCAAGCCTAAAACGGCATTGAGTGAGCCCTGGATCATGAAGATCCCCATGATGCTCCCCGTGGTCAGGCCTTGGGTCTTGAGCACGGCAACGTCTGTGGTCTTATCCACCACCATCATCACCAGCGCTGATACTATGTTAAAGGCGGCCACGGCGATGATAAGGCTGAGCATCAACGACATCATGTTCTTCTCCATCTTTACCGCAGAGAAGAGATGACCATAGTTTTCGCGCCAATCACTGGTGGTCACACTGTCACCGGCCGCCTCAAACGCGGCTTCAACCTTAGATGCCAACTTGCTCGCCTTGAAGGGATCGGCCAGATAGAGGCGCAGCGACTTGATCTCATTGGGGGACTTGCGCATCAGACGCAGTGCATCCTCGTGATGCACGTAAGCCAGGCTCGCATCCACCTGAGATCCCATCTCAAACACCCCGGCTACGATAAACTTACGCTGGCTCGGCACCGGCCCCAACGGCGAATAAACCACCCCATCGCCACTGAGTACACGTATCTTATCGCCGGGTTTCACATCCAGACGACGCGCCAACTCGGCGCCTATGATAATGCGGTATTTGCCCGCCTCGAGACTGTCGAGAGAGCCGTTGAAGTGACGGTTCAGACGGGCCAGATTGTCTTTTTCAAGCTCGGGATAGATACCATAAACCTGCACTGCGCTAATGTTGCTCGGCGCCTGTAACATGGCCTGGGTGGCCACGCTCGGACTCATAGCTAGGATCTGCTTACCATCGATTAAGGTATTGGCGACATCTTGCCAGTTACCAAGGTGTTGCTCGCTGTGCACCGTCAGCTGTGGCACTGCGCCAAGAATGCGCTGCTTGAGCTGTCCCTCCAGGCCATTCATCACAGAACTGACGATGATCAGGGCCGCCACCCCGAGCAAGATCCCCGACACGGCAAACAGGGTAATAAATGAGGCAAATGGATTGGCCTTACGTGCTCGCCAGTACCGATAACCTATGGTCCAAGATAACGCTAAATTCATGTTTGGCAGGGTCTCTTTACGTCAGAGCCTTGATAAATCATTAAGATGGGCACGATAATAGGGGGAATAGCACCTTAAAAACAAGAGGCAATCCGTTGAACAGCCAATCAAACTCCTATTTTAGCGTCGCGCATGGGTTCGCCGCTTACCTATCGCCCTGGCCTAAGGAGCAGCCGCTGCCCGACGACCATGAACTCAGAAGCATGCTGCCACTAGGCATGCAACTCATCAGCGAAGTCAAGGCGATGGAAGCCGACTGTCTACTCCAGCTCAGGCACCTTGATGATGAGGCCCGCACCGTGGTGGATTACCTCAAGCTACAGTCGCGCAAGATAGACCTGGTGCTGCAACATGTGCTCGAACAGCAGCCCCACGAGGGCGAGCGCTGCAACGGCCTGCATTTTGGCGGCAGTGGCATACATCTCCAAAGCCCCACAAAATTGGTGCCCGGGGAGCGCTATCGCATCACACTACATATCAGGGAGGCGCTTATCGCCATCCTCTGCATCGGTGAGTGCACCCGCTGTGACGATGAGGCCTCTGAAGGTGGTTTCAACTGCGAACTCAGCTTTATTCAAATTCTCGATGAGGATGTCGAGCAACTGGTCAAAGCCAGCCTGAATATTCAACAAAAACAATTACAACAACGCAAAAAACAGCAACAAGACCAGAGTTAGTTTTCACTGGCACTGACGGGGCTAAGTCTCTACAATGGCCGCATCATTGTCGATTGTTGGCCTTAGTCTGTTTTCATGAATGCTTTTTCCATCCTCACACCACCTAAAGTCAAAGGGGTTAAGTCGCCCCAAACCCTGAGCCAGTTAACCGGTGCCGCCCAGGCGATAAGCCTGGCTAAGCTGTGCGAGCAGTATAGCGGCATGACCTTAGTAGTGACGCCAGACACGCCAAGCGCGCTCAGGCTAGAGGCAGAGCTAGGCTACCTGATAGCGCCAAAATCGATCCCCGTGATGCTGTTCCCCGACCGGGAGACCTTGCCTTACGACAGCTTCTCGCCCCATCAGGATCTGGTATCTCAACGGCTTGAGACCCTATCGCGGATCCCAAGCGCCGGCCATAGCCTGGTGATCGTGCCCATGAGCACCCTGATGGTGAAGTTGCCGCCGCAATCATTCTTAACCGGCAACGTCTTGCTGCTCAGCAAGGGCGACAACTATCCCCTGGAAGCAGTGCGCAGCCAGCTGGTCAATACCGGCTATCATCACGTAGAGCAGGTGTATGAGCATGGCGAGTTTGCCGTGCGCGGTTCTATCATAGATCTCTTCCCCATGGGCGCCCAGAGCCCCTATCGCATCGAGCTGTTCGATGATGAGGTCGAGTCGATCCGCGAATTTGACCCGGAAACCCAACGCTCCAGCGGAGAGATCGAGTCGATTCGCCTGCTGCCGGCCAAGGAGTTCCCGACCAATGACGCCGCCATCGAAGGGTTTCGCCAACGTTACCGCCGCCAGTTTGAGGTAGTGGTCAAAGAGCCGGAGTCCATCTACCAGATGGTGAGCCGCAAGGTGATGCCCGCCGGGATCGAGAGCTACCTGCCCCTCTTCTTCGACGAGACAGCGAGCCTGTTCGACTATCTGCCCGGCGAGTGCCAGTTGGTGCAGGTGGGCGATCTTGAGAATGCTGCCAAACACCACCTGCAGGAGATAAACCAGCGCTATGAGAACCGCCGGGTCGATCCCCTGAGGCCACTGCTACCGCCAAAGGATCTCTACCTGCTGACCGAACAGGTCTTCGAGGCCTTTAAGCATCTGCCGCGCTTCCTGGTCAAGGGCGATGAGGCAACAGGCACCAGCGTTGCGGCGCAGATCGAGGCGCTGCCCAGTATCGCCGCTAACCATAAGTTGAAGCAGCCACTTATCAGCCTTAAAGAATTTGCCGATGGCGGCACGCCAATTTTATTCTGCGTTGAATCGGAAGGCCGCCGCGAGGCGCTGCTGGAACTGCTGGCCAAGATAGAGATTAAACCTGCGCTGCTGGACCATCTGGAGAGCTTCAGCCATAAGCCTCAGCCCTTTGGCTTAATCGTCGCGCCGCTATCTCAAGGCGCCATCTATCACCCCAAGAAGGGCCCTAGCTGGGCACTGGTGTGTGAAACCGAGCTGTTTGGCCAGCGCATCGCCCAGCAACGCCGTCGCGATAAACAGCGTCAGGTAAGCCAGGATGCGCTCATCAAGGATCTGGCCGAGCTCAAAGTCGGTCAACCTATAGTCCATCTGGATCACGGCGTCGCCCTCTACCAGGGACTGGAAACCCTGGACACTGGCGGCCTGGTCGCCGAGTACCTGAAACTGGAATACGCCGGTGGCGATAAACTCTATGTGCCCGTCGCCTCCCTCAACCTCATCAGCCAGTACAGTGTCGGCGCCGATGATGCACCGCAGCTCAACAAGCTGGGCAACGAGAGTTGGACCAAAGAAAAACGCAAGGCGATCGAGAAGATCCGCGACGTGGCCGCCGAACTCTTAGATGTCTACGCCCGCCGTCAGGCCCGCCCCGGTGAGGCCTGCCGATTAGATCGCGAAGAGTACGCTCAGTTTGCCGGCAGCTTCCCCTTCGAAGAGACGGTAGATCAGGAAACCGCCATCGATGCCGTGCTCACCGACATGTGTAGCCCCATATCGATGGATCGTCTGGTGTGTGGCGACGTCGGCTTCGGTAAGACTGAGGTGGCGATGCGCGCCGCCTTCGTTGCGGTCAACGACGGCAAACAGGTGGCCATCTTGGTACCTACCACGCTACTTGCTCAGCAGCACTATGAAAACTTCAAAGACAGGTTTGCCGACTGGCCCATCAAGATAGAGGTGATGTCACGCTTTAAGACCGCCAAGGAGCAACAGGCGGTGCTCAAGCAGCTGGAGCTTGGCCAGGTGGATATCGTTATCGGTACCCATAAACTGCTGCAGTCTGAGGCCAAGTTTGAAAACTTAGGCCTGCTTATCATCGACGAGGAGCACAGGTTCGGCGTGCGTCAGAAGGAGAAGATCAAGGCCCTGCGCGCCAATATTGATATTTTGACCCTGACGGCTACCCCTATCCCGCGTACCCTCAACATGGCGATGTCTGGCATGCGCGATCTCTCCATCATCGCCACGCCGCCAGCCAAGCGATTGGCGGTTAAGACCTTCGTGCGCGAATATGATGATGCCACGGTGCGCGAGGCACTGCTGCGTGAGATCTTAAGGGGCGGCCAGGTCTATTTTCTCCACAACAGTGTCGAGACCATAGAGAAGCGCGCCCGGGAGATAGAGGCGCTACTGCCCGAGGCGCGAGTTGTCACCGCCCATGGTCAAATGAGAGAACGCGACCTTGAAAAGGTGATGTCTGACTTCTATCACCAGAAATACAATGTGTTGGTGTGTACCACCATCATAGAGACGGGCATCGATGTGCCCAGCGCCAACACCATCATCATAGAGCGAGCCGATAACTTCGGCCTGGCGCAGCTGCACCAGCTCAGGGGGCGTGTGGGGCGCTCACATCATCAGGCCTACGCCTATCTGATGACGCCCCATCCAAAACGCATGACCAAGGATGCCATCAAGCGTCTGGAGGCCATTGGCGCGCTGGAAGATCTCGGCGCAGGCTTCATGCTGGCGACTCAAGATCTCGAGATCCGCGGCGCGGGTGAACTCCTGGGCGATGAGCAGAGCGGTCATATCTCCAAAATAGGCTTTACCCTCTACATGGAGATGCTGGAAGATGCGGTGAAGTCCCTCAAGGAGGGCAAGGAGCCTTCGCTGGATCAGATGCTCAGGGGACAGTGTGAGATTGACCTGCGGATCCCAGCGCTGCTGCCGGAAGATTATGTGGGCGATGTTAACATCCGCCTGTCGCTCTATAAGCGTATCGCCAACTGCGCCACCGCCCAGGCACTGGACGAATTAAAGGTCGAGCTGATCGATCGCTTCGGCCTCTTGCCTCAGGCCACCAAGAACCTGATGGAAGTCTCGCTGTTCAAACATCAGGCAACGGCGCTCGGCATCGCCAAGATAGAGATGCACCCCAAGGGCGGTAGCCTGGAATTTAATAACGATCACTGTGTAGATCCTGGCTTTATCATCGGACTATTACAGAGTCAGCCACAAAATTATCGTATGGACGGCCCAAGTAAGTTAAAATTCTTGATGCCGACAGAGACAGACAAGGATAGGTTAGCCCTGTTATCCCTGATCATCTCTCAACTCATGCAACATCGCCTTGGAGAACCGCGTGTTTAAAAAGAGTCTTTTATTGGTGACCACCCTTGCCTCACTATCCGGCGCCGTCTGGGCAGATAACGAGCGTTGGTTTGAGGTGGAAGTTTACCTGTTTGAGCGTCAGGGAGGTCAATTGGAAGAAACCTTGGCAAGCCCAGGCAATCGTCACACGCGTCAACCGATAGACATGATCTCGCCGCTGTTTGCCACGGATATTACCGGTGCCAGCCTCGGCCTCGAGGGCTGCAGCGCCCAGCAGTGGCTGGAAACGCCAGAAGATTGCGACAGACAGCTGCAACAGGCGCAGGTGACTCACCCCAGCCAGATCCCTAGCATCATAGGCGCGCCAACCCCGCAATATGCCACCTTAGGTGCCGGCACCGTCTTATTGGCCGATTCCCAGTCGCAGTTTGGGGAGATAATTACCACCTTAAAGCGCGAAGCCGGACACAAGAGCCTGCTGCATATGACCTGGCAACAATCTATGCTGCCCCGTCATCAGGCGAAACCCGTGCGTCTCTACGGCGGTGAAGATTTCTCAGATCGCTTCAATGAGGATGGCTACGCGGTGAACGCGGCGCCCCAAAGTGATACTAGCGGCATTCCGCAGTTTAACTTCGATCTGAATTTCGAGGAGAAGCAGGCGGCCCCTATCTGGGAACTGGATGGTACGCTCAACATCTATCTGAACCATTACCTCTATGTGGAAACGGCGCTAACCCTACACAGGGCTGGTAATAAAACGCAGCCACAACTTGAGGATGAGACGGTATTGAGCCAGGTGCCATATCTGTACAACATCTATATGACGCAGAATAAACGTGTGAAGAGTGACGAAATCCATTATTTCGATCACCCTAATATGGGGATGATCTTACAGATCAGAAAGATGGAACAGCCCGGCGAGCGCACCCTCGAGGTGAGCCAGCCAAACGTGGTCCCGCAGAATTAAGCTAAATAGCTATTTAGAAAACAGATAGCTAATAGACAGAAAAATCGAGGTAGATCTCATCTGCCTCGTCTTCCTCCACCAGCACATTATCCACTACAGCCTGAGGCGAACCCTGCTCACTCCAGGCGATGAAACGATCGACAGCTAAGCTGCCTCCCTGCAATAAAATCAGCACCCTGCCGTCTTCCAGGTTTTTGGCATACCCCGTCAGCCCCAATTCATTGGCTTTCAGCTGGCTGTATCGCCTGAAACACACGCCCTGAACCTTTCCCGATATTGTCAATAATACCCGCTTCATCTGCGCCTCGTTCTTCTTATCGATCTAACCCTTTGAAGATAACCTAAACTTGGGGGATGGGCAAAAAATAGACAAAAAAAACAGCTAACTAATAAAGTGGTTAGCTGCATCGGGCGACATACGCAAACTGGGAAAAGGTCTGTAAGACCATCATGTAGCAATATGTATCACTTTGTATCATAAAAGGGATAAGCTATGCTAGATTTGAATAACAAAAATTGTTAACCACTTACGCTCAGCTTCGACCTAAATTCAGGATATTCGACCACTTTTTATCGCTTACTCACCATAAGCCCCTGAAAAATGGCGATCAATACACTGCAGAAAAACGCCCTAATCGCCTCCTCTCGACCAGCGAGGCTTCTATCCAAAGCAGCAAGGCTTTTCGTTAACGTCGTTCCCGAGGCAAAGCCGTTCTTTTTTAGTACATATATAGGAGTCAGACGGCTTTATCAGACCACAGTATCGGGCCGCTTTGCCGTCACTAGTATCTGCACATCTAGCATCTGCACATAAAAAAAGGAGCCAGTTGGCTCCTTGATAGGTTCGAATCACCTTACTGCTGCTCTTTAAAGGCCTTTATCTCGGCGAGATGCGCGGCCAGCGAAGGAAACTTATGGCGCTGCTCCTCGTCCCAGACGATGGGATAGAAAGGCGCTAAGGTATTGGCCACCGCCTGGTTGTCATGCACCTCATCCTGGCGAGACAGGATACACATACCCCGGCCCTTGTGTTTCTCCCTAAACTGACTGACACACTTGCTGGCGATGTCGGCATACTCTTCCGGTCTGTCTATCTTGCCGAGCATATTGTCTTCCGGATGCAGATTAGGATTGATCATCACGGTCTTAAGGCCATTGAGAAAACCTATCCGCTCGGCCCAATAGCCGCCGAGGCCGACACCGATTGCCAGAGGCGCGGGATCGTCACTCTGGGTTAACTGACGACTCACCTCGTTAAGCAGATACTGCATATCGTACTTGGGGTGAAGCGTGCTGTAGCTGATCAGCCTTACGTCGGGGTCGACAAACTGCAGCTGGCGCATTTTTTCATGATTACCTGGACTGGTGGCGTCAAAACCGTGGAAATAGAGGATCATCCTGTTACCTGCTAACTGTATGTGAATATTAACTTTAGCTAACTCATCATAGGCTGTTGTTGCGCTACATCAAATTTAGCCCATACAGATCTGCTCTGCTATCCTTCTTGCCGCCAGATAACGAGATTCATCCTCCAGCGCCTTGGCAACTTGAGGTCTGTTGGCCAGCAGTTTACGCGCCGGCACCTGTGGACCTTGCTCAGGCCACTCAAACGAGATTAACAGCTCGCTGACGCCCTGACTGTCATTACACAGCAAGATCATGTCACAACCCGCCTTAATAGCGGCCCGGGCCCGCTCTGGGTAGCCACCTACCACGCCAGCCCCCTTCATGCCGAGATCGTCGGAGAAAATCACCCCATCAAACTTGAGCTCATCACGCAGCACCTGATTAAGCCAATAGGAGGAAAAACCCGCGGGATTGGGGTCGACCTTAGGATAGATCACGTGGGCCGGCATCACCCCTTGTAATCGCTTCGCCCCCATGAGATGCGCAAAGGGCACCATGTCCAGGGCGCGGATCTCAGCTTCGCTACGCTCATCCACCGGCTTGGCAATATGGGAGTCCGCCGCCACGCTGCCATGACCAGGGAAATGCTTACCCACGGCGGCCATGCCCGCATCCTGCATCCCTTGAATGAAGGCATCGGCCAGGGCTATCACCTCATCGGGCTTATCGCTAAAGGCGCGGGTGCCGATCACCTGACTGATGCCGTTCAGATCCAGCACAGGGGCAAAACTTAAGTCGATATCACAGGCCAGCAATTCAACGGCCATGAGAAAACCAAGCTCCCTCGCCCAGCCCTTGGCTAATTGAAGGTCTTGCTTGGCCGCTGGCAGTATGTCGCCCATGGCGGGAATCTTACTAAAGCCATCAATAAATCTTTGTACCCGCCCGCCTTCATGATCCACGGCGATAAGCAGATCGGGTCTAAGGGCACGCACCGAGGCCACCAAGGCGCAGAGCTGGTCACGATCTCGATAGTTGCGGGAAAACAATATCAGCCCGCCGACCATGGGATGCATCAACTGCACTTGCTCCTGTGCATTCATCTCGGTGGATAACAAATCCATCATTAAATAACTCACAACTCCCCCTAGAAAAACTGTTAAATCAGTTTTATCGACGCCGATGATTAACAAATACTTAGCAAGGTAAAATCGCCTAAGTTTTTGTATACAATTGATAAAACCACAAACCTTCGGGCAGCTTTCCTCAGCCCTCTGCGATTAGCAATAGTATGCCTAATGCGAAACTAATTCTTGAAAAAAACTAATGCGAAAGCTGCGACAAAAGTATGGGATACTTAATAATTGACAATCTTAATGTGCTCGCAAGGTTAGCACAACGGGGCGACATTAACGCCCCTTCAGGCATGAATAATTAAATTGGCCTAAAATCACTGAGATTGAATAACGAAAATAATGATTACAACAGGGTTTTATAATGATT contains the following coding sequences:
- the nagZ gene encoding beta-N-acetylhexosaminidase, with protein sequence MSYLMMDLLSTEMNAQEQVQLMHPMVGGLILFSRNYRDRDQLCALVASVRALRPDLLIAVDHEGGRVQRFIDGFSKIPAMGDILPAAKQDLQLAKGWARELGFLMAVELLACDIDLSFAPVLDLNGISQVIGTRAFSDKPDEVIALADAFIQGMQDAGMAAVGKHFPGHGSVAADSHIAKPVDERSEAEIRALDMVPFAHLMGAKRLQGVMPAHVIYPKVDPNPAGFSSYWLNQVLRDELKFDGVIFSDDLGMKGAGVVGGYPERARAAIKAGCDMILLCNDSQGVSELLISFEWPEQGPQVPARKLLANRPQVAKALEDESRYLAARRIAEQICMG
- a CDS encoding peptidoglycan binding protein CsiV encodes the protein MFKKSLLLVTTLASLSGAVWADNERWFEVEVYLFERQGGQLEETLASPGNRHTRQPIDMISPLFATDITGASLGLEGCSAQQWLETPEDCDRQLQQAQVTHPSQIPSIIGAPTPQYATLGAGTVLLADSQSQFGEIITTLKREAGHKSLLHMTWQQSMLPRHQAKPVRLYGGEDFSDRFNEDGYAVNAAPQSDTSGIPQFNFDLNFEEKQAAPIWELDGTLNIYLNHYLYVETALTLHRAGNKTQPQLEDETVLSQVPYLYNIYMTQNKRVKSDEIHYFDHPNMGMILQIRKMEQPGERTLEVSQPNVVPQN
- a CDS encoding acylphosphatase; translation: MKRVLLTISGKVQGVCFRRYSQLKANELGLTGYAKNLEDGRVLILLQGGSLAVDRFIAWSEQGSPQAVVDNVLVEEDEADEIYLDFSVY
- the ycfP gene encoding alpha/beta hydrolase YcfP; protein product: MILYFHGFDATSPGNHEKMRQLQFVDPDVRLISYSTLHPKYDMQYLLNEVSRQLTQSDDPAPLAIGVGLGGYWAERIGFLNGLKTVMINPNLHPEDNMLGKIDRPEEYADIASKCVSQFREKHKGRGMCILSRQDEVHDNQAVANTLAPFYPIVWDEEQRHKFPSLAAHLAEIKAFKEQQ